A segment of the uncultured Desulfobulbus sp. genome:
GATGGCCTGCATGACTGCGATAGCCCGGGTGGCATGGCCGAACCCGTGGCCACTGATAGCATAGCCGATCTGAACAACCATTGAACCATTCCTGGGGATAGTGTGCGATGAAGGAAAAAACGGGTGGCCGACCAACTGAGCTCAAGCAACCGATTCGAGCTCAACCGGAGTATTGTCGATAGGCAGAAGAATGCGAAAGGTGCTGCCCTGCCCCGGCTCGCTGCTGACTTCGATGCAGCCCTCGTGTTTTTCGACGATGCTCTTGGCAATGGTCAGGCCAAGACCTGTCCCCCGATTCTTATCGGTGAAAAAGGGGGTGAATATCTGCTCCACTTTCTCAGCCGGCATACCGATGCCGCTATCGCGCAGATTGACAAAGACACGCTCCCGGTCAGCCAAACCGGTCACCATCTGGAGAACGCCGCCCTCCGGCATGGCCTGGATGGCGTTAAAGGCAATATTGAACAACACCTGGTAGATTTGCTCACTGTCAAAAAAAATCTCCGGCAGGTCAGGATCGAGCGCCAACTCGACTTTCACCTCTTTGGCATGCAGCTCCGGTTCCATGAATCGAATGAGCCGCTCGACCACGCCATTGAGCGAGCCAAGCTTTTTATCCACATCGCGGGGCCTGGCAAAATCAAGGAATTCCCGAACGATGCTGTCCAGACGAGAGGTCTCCTCGACAATGATATTGGCCAGCCGTTCATTGCCTGGTGCCACCTTGCCGATACGGTTGCCGAGAATCTCGGCCGTGGATCGAACTATGCCCAGCGGATTTTTGATCTCATGGGAGACGGCGGCCACCATCTTCCCCAATGAAGCCAGCCGCTGAGCCTCGTTGAGCTGTTCTTCCAGACGCAGCCGTTCGGCGGCCCGTTCCGCCATGATCCGATTGGCGCGAACTACAATCAGGCTGAGGACCACGAACAGCACCGCCATGATCGCCAACGAAAGAATGATAACCCGTGCCTGCAGCCGAATAATGGCACTGAGATCCTCGGAGAGGTCCTGCACCACCTCGATCACGCCCATGATCTCGCCGGTCCGCTCACCGAGCTTATTTTCCTGGCGAAAGGGCACATAGGTCTTCAGGGTGCAGGAAACATCCTCCAGGCCTTGGATAAAACTGAACAGCGATCCACCGCTGATCAAAACCGAGTTGCTCTCTCCCTTGGCGGCCTTCAGGTACTCAAGACCGCCCATATCCCGCTTGCCCATCAGGTCGGCCATGGTCGAGTAGGCAATGCGATTCTGATGCGGCTCGTAGATCGTCACCGAATCGATGCGCATTCCGCGGGTGATATTGGCCACAATCTTGTCCAGCCGCTCGTACTGATCCTGCTCCGAAAGGGCAATACGGCCGTAGCGCACCACCGTGGGTAAAACAAATTGAAGAAACACCTGCCGATTGAGGTTATCGGCAAAGAGCCGCGAATAGGCCTCGGAGCGTTGCAACAATACATTTTTGGCATTGGTCGCAATCACCCAGGAAAGGATGAAGGAGGCTATCAGGATCAGAATCAACGAGGTAAAGCTGAAATACTTGACCAAGGCAAAGGGCAACAGCCCGTCGCTTGATTTTCGCAGGCGAAAACTGGGCTTGAGAGCGATAAATTTGAATCGAGGCAGTGGGATAGAGACCTGGGGCAAACGCAGCCTTGGCCAATTAATCAGTGCCCACTGCTGGACAAGCCAGAGGAATGCTTTCTTGATGCGGGACTCGTTGGGGCCGGTCTTGCGCCGGACCACATCGGGTTTCGGCCCTCTCATTGTTCTGCTCCACAGACACCGCAGCGACGGCACAGAGACGGGTCACAGGGACGGGTGTACTGCCCTGCAAGGGCACGCTGATATTCCTGCCAGAGATGACCGGGCCGCAACCCATGATCCAGAACGTCCCAACACATCACCTCGTCCCTTGATCGGGGACGAACCGCATACTGCCAGGAATCCAGTTTATGTGTTCGCATAGCCTGTTTAAAGGATGCCTTTCCCATACCAATTTCCAAAAGAGCCTGGCCGATACGGCGATCCGCCCGCGAAAAAACAGCCTGTTGCAGGGCCTGTTCGGGATGATCGAATTTAAGGTGCACATTGGAGAGATGGGCCAGCCCCTGGCGAAGATAACGAACCTTTTTTTTCAGTCCACTCAAGGCAGCCTCCACCTTGCCCCGGTCGGCTTCGGCGTCAGCCAGGCCGCCAAAGGCGCAGAATTGAAACGGCGTCCACGGTTTGGGCACAAAGCAGTTAATTGAGAGCGTCAACTCGGAAACGCGGCCACGGGCTCTACCGATGGGCAGAATACGCCCCTGAAGCCGCTCGACCAACACCATCAACTCATCAAGGTCGGCCAGGGTTTCCGTGGGCAAGCCGATCATCACATAGAGCTTGAGGTGAAAAATTCCCGCTGCAACCAGCCGCTCGGCCGCCGAGAGCAGATCCTTCTCCTTCAGCCCCTTGT
Coding sequences within it:
- a CDS encoding ATP-binding protein, with product MRGPKPDVVRRKTGPNESRIKKAFLWLVQQWALINWPRLRLPQVSIPLPRFKFIALKPSFRLRKSSDGLLPFALVKYFSFTSLILILIASFILSWVIATNAKNVLLQRSEAYSRLFADNLNRQVFLQFVLPTVVRYGRIALSEQDQYERLDKIVANITRGMRIDSVTIYEPHQNRIAYSTMADLMGKRDMGGLEYLKAAKGESNSVLISGGSLFSFIQGLEDVSCTLKTYVPFRQENKLGERTGEIMGVIEVVQDLSEDLSAIIRLQARVIILSLAIMAVLFVVLSLIVVRANRIMAERAAERLRLEEQLNEAQRLASLGKMVAAVSHEIKNPLGIVRSTAEILGNRIGKVAPGNERLANIIVEETSRLDSIVREFLDFARPRDVDKKLGSLNGVVERLIRFMEPELHAKEVKVELALDPDLPEIFFDSEQIYQVLFNIAFNAIQAMPEGGVLQMVTGLADRERVFVNLRDSGIGMPAEKVEQIFTPFFTDKNRGTGLGLTIAKSIVEKHEGCIEVSSEPGQGSTFRILLPIDNTPVELESVA